The DNA region CCGCTGGGCCAGGATGTCGCCCTCGTCCACGCCGCCCTCGATCATGTGCCAGGTGATGCCGTGCTGGGGCTCGCCGCCGACGATCGCCCAGACCGGGGCGTTCAGCCCCGCCAGCCTGGGCAGCGGGCCGTCGTGGAAGTTGATCGCGCCAAGGTGGCCGCGCGCCAGCATCCCGGGGCGCAGGATCGACAGGTTGGCGACGCTGAACAGCCAGTCGGCCGCCGGGGCGTCCGCGGGCATCGGCGCGTCCTGATCCTCGACCGTCAGCCCGGCGCCGGTCGCCCAGTCGCGCAATTCGGGATTGTGCGTCACCACCGCGACGATGCGATGGCCGCGCGCCAGCAGCGTTTCGGCCGCATGGCGCGTCAGAGATTCGTTACCGACCAGAATCGCGGAAAATTGCGTCATGGCTTACCCTTTTCAACATGCACGGGCTTTGGCTGCGAACGGAGCGCGTGGCGCGTCAGATGGGACAGGTGCCCCGGCGCCCCATCGGGCGCGCGCCTCGACAAAAGGCAGCGCAGGCGGAACACCCCCGCGCCCCCCAGATGCGCGACCGTGGCCCAAAGCGCGCCCAGACGCCCATGATGTTTCTCGAAATAGCGGCGGCGAGAGTCGTACCAGTAATCCGGCACCCGCTTCCATTCCTTCATGCCGGTGCTGACCGAACCGATATGCAGCACCAGGCTTTCGACGACGTAATGGGTCTGCCAGCCCGCCAGCGCGGCACGGCGGCACAGGTCGGTTTCCTCATAATAGAGGAAGAAGCCCTCGTCGAAGAGACCGATTCGATCCAGCACATCCATGCGGATCATCATCGACGCCCCCGCCGACCAGTCCACGCGACCGGATGTCTCGGGCTGCGGCAGCGCCACCATCTTGCGGCGCAGCAGCCGGGTGATCGGGCCGGTGCGGCTTTCCGATTCGAATTCGCCCGCGGCGCTGGGAAAGCGAAAGGCGGTGCTGTGCGGCTCGTCGTCGGTGCCGCGCAGCCGCGAGCAGGCGATTCCCGCCTGCGGATGCGCGGCCAGGTAGTCGACCAGCGCCCGGATCGCGCCCGGCTGCGGGATCGCGTCCGAATTCAGCAGATAGACCAGATCGGCCCGGCGCCCGTCCGGCAG from Paracoccus aminovorans includes:
- a CDS encoding glycosyltransferase family 2 protein yields the protein MPSVHVVVLNWRTPEMSLQAAEAALRELQGLDGGLTIVDNDSGDGSFETMQAGVQARGWPADRVAVVQSGWNGGYGAGNNHGIRQGLPDGRRADLVYLLNSDAIPQPGAIRALVDYLAAHPQAGIACSRLRGTDDEPHSTAFRFPSAAGEFESESRTGPITRLLRRKMVALPQPETSGRVDWSAGASMMIRMDVLDRIGLFDEGFFLYYEETDLCRRAALAGWQTHYVVESLVLHIGSVSTGMKEWKRVPDYWYDSRRRYFEKHHGRLGALWATVAHLGGAGVFRLRCLLSRRAPDGAPGHLSHLTRHALRSQPKPVHVEKGKP